From Apium graveolens cultivar Ventura chromosome 9, ASM990537v1, whole genome shotgun sequence, the proteins below share one genomic window:
- the LOC141684586 gene encoding uncharacterized protein LOC141684586 has product MKDWAAPLIASALFALLAPGLLFQLPGKHKPFEFMNMKTTIASMFLHTVLYGLLLILFLVVLDIHLLA; this is encoded by the coding sequence ATGAAAGATTGGGCTGCACCATTGATAGCATCAGCTTTATTTGCACTGCTAGCACCAGGGCTTTTGTTTCAGCTGCCTGGAAAACATAAGCCTTTCGAGTTCATGAACATGAAGACGACGATAGCATCGATGTTTTTGCACACCGTTCTCTATGGTTTGCTCCTTATACTGTTCCTTGTTGTTCTGGACATTCATCTCCTGGCGTGA